A region of the Theileria equi strain WA chromosome 4 map unlocalized gcontig_1105316255039, whole genome shotgun sequence genome:
AAGGGTAACTACTCCATCCACGGTGCTTTCATACTCTATAGCCAAGGAGGGATCGGGGGAAGAGAGATCAAAGACAACCTCAGTAGCATCAGAGTCTGTGCCCTTACTCCAATACTTTCTTCATCCCCTTATCATCTGGAAGACCTGGCCTAATCGTAGAGAGCAGCCTTCATAGCCATCATTGTTCCTGAAGCAAGTGATTTTGTACCTTTGGGAAGAGATTTCGCAGCAAGACAATCCCATTTCTAGTGTAATTTCTGCTCCTTCCTTTATACTGTGAGATGCTTGCCAAATTTAGTCCTCTTGAGCAATATGGTCATTCTCCTCCCTATGCAtccttctaggtacccctaGCTatatatccaaaagaaTTTCTATACGCCCTACTGTTTTTCACCGTCATTGCAAAGAGTCCACCCTGTCTAGTCTGCACACACTTGAACATTTTCTGGCTACAAGAGCCCCTCCGACCGCCACTATCGGTCGTTGAATTTTCCTCAGACTCCTTCCACTTTTCTCCtgtttattcttccaggtacACTTCCTGCTTATGAACCCATAGGGGTCGCAGTCCAGTGACGGGCCTTCCATAGGCACCGTATAGACCATCTAGTTGCCAAAACCGGACAAAGCGCCAACAACAGCCACACCAGTGTTCCTTTGATCGGTGCCAATGGCCGTGTGCCGAGCATTACGGTGAACTTGCGGCTCCCCATAGAGCACTTGACCATACACACGAgaaaattctccaaaggcaaaaaaatttgtaaacaACAGATTAGATCGACAAAAGTCTACACACTGGCGTTTACACACATTAGGAAGGATGCGTACTCTCATAGAAGAGACGAGAGCAAACTTTGGGGCATCAATTTTGGCTCAATTAGACATTATTTCAAGTGCGtgtaaatgatgaagaacatCAAGTTTTTATTCTACCTCGCGGCGCTATTCACTAGCGCTGTAGTGGCCGATGGCGAAGAGAAGGTTGTGGTACTCACGGATTCCACACTACATGATTTCGTTGCAAAGCACGAACACGTACTCGTCAAGTTCTATGCTGATTGGTGAGTGAATTGATACAAGTATCGGATGTGCGATCATCAAGGGGTCTGTGTGTACAGGATGGGTGTTACGGAGATATGTGCAGTGTATCCATACGCCTTTCATCCTCAGCGTCTAATAACCTTGTGCACTACTCAttactcatccatactgacaattctgctcataccagttgagacatgaatgaGTTACTACTATAGAAGGATGACGGAAGATAGTATGGTAGATGAGTACCATGGACCATCTCTGCAAAAATGATAGATGGGAGGATCATACTCCAAATCTGTTACTATTGACATCGGCAAGCGTCCCGAAGGATCTGGGAATAAAAAAGTTCGACAAGATGCTAAAGGAGGATATTACTACACCAATGAAGTTGGTGTAAGAGTTAATCTAACGGTGGAAAATTACCCTGATAGAGATGGCTCATACACTAAACTTACGCATACTCCTGAAAATGGTGAACTTGGAACTATAAAGCATGGTAGAGGTTTTTACTTCCTAAGACCAGAACCAACGGATGAATCCAGTGTTTCCgtctattactggaaataTGACACTAGTCATGAAAAGGTTCTCCTAATTCAGCTTGGAGATGGGGACCCCTCAGTCTACTATACTACTAGTAGCAGTACTAATGGTATTGTGTGGAAAAACGATGAACATTCCAAGATAAAAGAGGATTCTCTGAAGGAGCTGAATAAGCAGAACTGTTTGAGGAATGAAGCACACGCTATAAATATATCAGAAAAAAGTGAATCTTATCAATGCCCTAGTTGtacaaaatacaaaatcGATATATTACTTGATCGTGAAAAGCAATATTATATTCATAGTTTTACTGTAACTAAAAATAAAGAATCACCTTccatttccagattctttgAAGGGGATTTAGAACAAACTGGATTCCCATTTGTAGCCGGTATGAATAACATATGTGTTTATTGGTCTTCTGGTAGAAGCTCTGCACCTCTCCTAATCTACTTCTTTATTGGAGGCTACCACTGGTACAGTAGATATCTGGGAGAGACTCACTGGGAGATAGAGAAGAGTTTGAAGAATTCTCAGGCTAGTGAGAAGAGCAATATTCCAACTATCCTCAAGAAGTATGCTACACCTAAAGTAATTTTAGACGCTTCTAAGACAGAAACTGGTAATGGTACATATAATCCAAGAAGAAACACCCTAACGTTCAGAGTGTCCAAAGACACTGTTGAGCAATCTTATGCTCAGTATATCCAcaataaagatgatagtGGAAGTTTTAGGCTAAAGGATATTGAACATCAGGGAATCCCACTTGATATAAATTCTGAGGATCTTCTAGCCGAGGTATCTATATTCTATTGGGATGGTGATAATAACCGTGATAAACCACTACTGATAGAACTGAAGCTGCAAAGTCAAGCTACATACAAGTATTACCAGAAACTTGGTAAGAATGTTGTATGGACAGAATATTCTAGATCGGAAGAAACTACTCAACAACTGACAGAAGATCCtctaaagaagaaactagACGAATTATATGctatacattttccatcgAACCTTTCTACTATATTGGGAGCATCGTTTGGAAGTGGAATAGGTGGAACAGGGTTGGGTGCTCTTGCCGTATGGAAAGGACCCGCTCTACTCGCAAAACTAATAACTCGTCTGTAATGTACTCTCCAATGCCAGTAGGTAGAAAGACCATTAGACCCTCCCCTttagactactctcttgttggtgtaCTGGAGTGCTAAGACTTGTGCGGACTTGTACTTGGTTCTAGATGCTCATTTAGAGTCTCTAACCTTAACTCTTGCTGTACAACattactcgttttgttgtaaatgtcCACGAGTGGATCCATGCATACTCAAcatggtacattctttaaactcTATAGGATATCCGTatctaacccaagggtctcctttatagcgattataaagtttccatcctccaaaaaatgttgcagcGGATCCTGCAGAACCAGCAAAAAAGTATCCAGCTATACTAGCAGGAAGTTCAAGAACTCCAGTAAGTTTAGGAGTAGTAGTTCCAGGAGGAGAAGAAGTAGGAGCAAGAGTAGGAGGAGATCCCTCAGTAGCTTGATTAAGGGTGGAAGTAGTTTCAGCATGAGCAGAAGTAGATTGAGCACAGAGACTAAGACCATTGGGTACTGTGAGTATTGGTCCGCGGTTGTAGGTATTCTGTATAAATCCTGTTACAACTTTCCAACtaccatttttatcatcaggattctcatttttatacCACTTGTGTTCAGGTGATCCCCCATTAGAGATATGATAGTATATTAGGAGAGGCCTTTTGACCTTATCCTTAGAGCAGAAGTAGACTCTTACTTCACTCACGTCAAGAATGGGTCTATCGTAACTTACATAAAGTCCAGTAAGATTTGTTCTAGGGGTATCACCATTAATAAAACCTACTATATGAAAGTTTCCACCACCATTGTTTAAGGTATGGGTGTATACATCGTACTGTTTAATAGAGGTATTAGATGTATTATCCTTCTTAACTTGCGTTCTTTCACCATGAGGATCCAAGGTCAGTTTATCAGTATCATTACAGGTATCATAAGTAGTATCCTCCTTAATACCAACATTTATGATCACCGCATTATTGACTCTACAGTTTAAAAGTTGGAGTTTCTGGGCGAGGTCCTGTGAAGTTACAGGAACCAATTGCCAATTCAGATTAGTATTTTCACCaatattttcatagtaAGTTTCTGTGGCTTTCTTTCCACCAAGAAATTTGGTAATCACTTTAACAAGCAAGGGTCTTCCTCTCTTATCCCTTCTTTCAGGAGACTCTAGAGCAGACCAGTAGAAGACTGAAACACTGGTAACATACTTTATGGAGGTTCCATTAACAATTACAGAAGTATTATTTCCACTGTATTTGAACTTATTAATGGTGAAGTAACTACCTTTTCTATTTTGTACCTTGTGGATGAATTCTGTAAAACCTGGCACATTAGTAACTGTAGTACCAATAACATAAATTTGTTTATGGTTATCAGAAGTATGTTCATAGTGAAACGCTGGTCCATCAGAAGTTCCtcttttataaatatctaTGGTAACTTCGGGTGGTCTGCAATCACTATCCAGAGTATCTAGGAAGTCAACAATGACAGGGTAatcatcatatttattAACATTCAACTTGTATGTATGTTCCAAATTTGTACCGCCATTAGTTCCTTTAAACCATTTCCTTGAAATACTAGGAGCTTCTATATGGATAAGAAGAGGAGTTTTGTTGTGAGGACTATTTTTATCACACATAAATACTGTGACTTTAGAAGCATTTCTAATTGGCAATGATGGATTTATGCCCTGAAGTTTTATCTCATCAGTTATGTTAGTAAATCTAGATATGTCGAATGATTTGCCTCCAGATGGAGAGTGAGCATAAGCAGTGTAGTTTCCAAGATAACCTTGTCCGGTCTCAGTAACCTTAATTTTTTTAGTATAACCATCTTCGTGTTTAGGGTCAGTATTATAATGACAATAATCAGCAATCTTACTAACATCGATTTGAACAACATTGTTGATCTCACAATTGAGCAAGGTGAGCTTATGGAGGAGTTTGTAAGGAATCAGTCCATTGTGTGATCCTGCGGGATTGTAAGGTTCCCATTTATATTTGGTACTATTTTTCTCGTAATAAATGTACTTGGGACTATCCTTTCTTATCACTTCCACCAAAAGAGCCTTATTAGGTGGACCGCTACCATTTTCATacttccagtaataggcagAAATTGATAAGACGTTATCCTCTGTAAGTCctacattttcattattatcatcatttatcCTTTCAAGCTTTAAATTCTGACctatatttgtattttcatGAGTATACTTGTAGAAGTCCTGAGCCAGTCCAGCAGAAGGATTAAGAGGGTATATAGATCTTGTAACTTTAGTCTTTTTATTTCTCAAGATATCTCCATAATAATACGTGGGAGTATTGTCAACATCTGGTTTTTGTGAGAGCTGAATAACTACTTTTGGATTAGAAGCTGTACTGGATATTACGACAGAACTATTCATACGTTTACCATACTGGATACATCCCTTTAGTCCTCTGCAGTCAAGTTTCTCTAGTTCACCTTTCATGTTTTCCAAGTCAGAACACCCTTTGATATTGTCTGGATCTTTACCATCAAGTTCACCAACAAGATTCTTCCAGTCGTGACTATTTTTACTCTCCCTCTTATACCACTTTTTTTGATTGGAGTCAACATGTATCATCACAGGCTTGTTGTTACAATAGAATACATATACACTAACTGCTCTATTTATAGGAAAAGTAAGTCCTCTAGTAGTTATTACCCTTCtttcatcatctccagaaacgttttttggataatacttgatctttgcaagtttatCTCCAGCATTAATCTGATGCTTATAATATTCCTTAAAAATTTTACCATCGATAAGAATATCTTTTTTCTCTAAAGATATTTTTTCGCTTCCATTATGGCCATCACAACAATACGAGGTCTCTGATGTAGACACCTTCTCTGTAATATCCATAGTAACCGCATCGTTGAGTCGACAGTTTAGGTCATCCAGTATTTGCTCGAGTGGTTCGCCAATTAGCTCAGAATTATTGTTCTTATGTTCAGAAAGTTGTTGCCATTCAAGACTACCATTATTGTAGTGATAGGTGTAAgtttcatcctcatccaaTACTTCTATAAGAAGAGGGTTCTTCATTCCATTATGTTTCCAATACCATACTGCAATGTGAACAATTTCTTTGTCATTGTCAAATTCGAAATATTTTGTGATATCTTGGTGTTTGTAATTTAACTTCTTCACCTTGAATGGTCGTCCATCTGGTGAGTCATGTGTAAACATGTAGAATCCAGAATAATCTGGCTTTTCGTACTTATCTAATCTGACTTTCTCAGaatcatctccatactCTCTAGTGTGTGATGTCCCGGTGAGACCCTGCTCTATGTCAATTATGAGACGGGGTGGGTCTTTCCTGGTTTTATGTCTAAAAGTTGTGGAAATACCAGAATCGGCAACACGAGTACCATTAACATTAATAAGCTTTCCATTGACACTTATAGGAGTTTTCATGAGGGTAGTATCATTTTGATCTTCCACtacttcttcatcttcatattcCTCATGTGTATGaatgttaaaattttccaacttctcttccttttcttcatcttctatttCTTTGGCATACTTAATCAAATCATCCCAACTGAATTTAGTATCATCCTGGTCATATTTTGGTTCAGGTAACCCTGGTCCATGAGAAGATACAGGTGGTTTGATGGGAGAAAATCTTGGAGATGGAGGTGAGGAATTACATGCATTTACATTCCCTCTGACATTATCAAGCATACTTTGGATTTCTTGGTCACTTTTGTCTTTGAACTCAGTACTGAGATCTTCCCATTCTCCACCCTTGTCTCTGTGCAGCGCTCTATATTCCCTCCGTCTGGCCCTCTTGAATCCCATCATTAAGAGCGTATCATTAGCTCTAGAGTATGCATATACATGTGTGCATTCCCAGTCATCTTGAGATCTCCAGAGAGTGCCACCGCTATAGATCACTCTTGTGACATAATATTCACGCCATGGAGTTATGGATATAGGATATTCGCTCTGCATTTCGCCTTCAATCTCAAAGAGTTTACTGTCCGGATTCGTGAGATCCATAGTCACAGGTGTCCGCTGATAGGGTGTAAAGTCTTCTTCCACACGTACTATGACTGGTCCTTCAGGCTGTCCATTTACATCGTTGGAAGTAGACAGTGACTCCCGGCCAACACTTCCACAGTGGCATAGGGGAAAGAGAAAAAATAGGCAATGGACAAATCTTTTCATATCAAAATCTGTCTTTATGGGAAAGGTCCCAGTGTTATTCACAGGACATCCTAATATGTGACGCTATTATTATCCTTGAAGTGCATTTATAAAAGTGTACATACCAATAACACATGCAGACCCCATCCATCCTGTGGGACACAACGGGCTACAGCGCAAGTTGGTATGAGAGGGTGCAGAGTACAGCTTTGTGGATACCAAGGGATGTATGCAGTATGTGTAACTAATTCCACCAGTATATCCACCT
Encoded here:
- a CDS encoding hypothetical protein (encoded by transcript BEWA_053470A), whose product is MDLTNPDSKLFEIEGEMQSEYPISITPWREYYVTRVIYSGGTLWRSQDDWECTHVYAYSRANDTLLMMGFKRARRREYRALHRDKGGEWEDLSTEFKDKSDQEIQSMLDNVRGNVNACNSSPPSPRFSPIKPPVSSHGPGLPEPKYDQDDTKFSWDDLIKYAKEIEDEEKEEKLENFNIHTHEEYEDEEVVEDQNDTTLMKTPISVNGKLINVNGTRVADSGISTTFRHKTRKDPPRLIIDIEQGLTGTSHTREYGDDSEKVRLDKYEKPDYSGFYMFTHDSPDGRPFKVKKLNYKHQDITKYFEFDNDKEIVHIAVWYWKHNGMKNPLLIEVLDEDETYTYHYNNGSLEWQQLSEHKNNNSELIGEPLEQILDDLNCRLNDAVTMDITEKVSTSETSYCCDGHNGSEKISLEKKDILIDGKIFKEYYKHQINAGDKLAKIKYYPKNVSGDDERRVITTRGLTFPINRAVSVYVFYCNNKPVMIHVDSNQKKWYKRESKNSHDWKNLVGELDGKDPDNIKGCSDLENMKGELEKLDCRGLKGCIQYGKRMNSSVVISSTASNPKVVIQLSQKPDVDNTPTYYYGDILRNKKTKVTRSIYPLNPSAGLAQDFYKYTHENTNIGQNLKLERINDDNNENVGLTEDNVLSISAYYWKYENGSGPPNKALLVEVIRKDSPKYIYYEKNSTKYKWEPYNPAGSHNGLIPYKLLHKLTLLNCEINNVVQIDVSKIADYCHYNTDPKHEDGYTKKIKVTETGQGYLGNYTAYAHSPSGGKSFDISRFTNITDEIKLQGINPSLPIRNASKVTVFMCDKNSPHNKTPLLIHIEAPSISRKWFKGTNGGTNLEHTYKLNVNKYDDYPVIVDFLDTLDSDCRPPEVTIDIYKRGTSDGPAFHYEHTSDNHKQIYVIGTTVTNVPGFTEFIHKVQNRKGSYFTINKFKYSGNNTSVIVNGTSIKYVTSVSVFYWSALESPERRDKRGRPLLVKVITKFLGGKKATETYYENIGENTNLNWQLVPVTSQDLAQKLQLLNCRVNNAVIINVGIKEDTTYDTCNDTDKLTLDPHGERTQVKKDNTSNTSIKQYDVYTHTLNNGGGNFHIVGFINGDTPRTNLTGLYVSYDRPILDVSEVRVYFCSKDKVKRPLLIYYHISNGGSPEHKWYKNENPDDKNGSWKVVTGFIQNTYNRGPILTVPNGLSLCAQSTSAHAETTSTLNQATEGSPPTLAPTSSPPGTTTPKLTGVLELPASIAGYFFAGSAGSAATFFGGWKLYNRYKGDPWVRYGYPIEFKECTMLSMHGSTRGHLQQNE
- a CDS encoding hypothetical protein (encoded by transcript BEWA_053460A), which translates into the protein MGGSYSKSVTIDIGKRPEGSGNKKVRQDAKGGYYYTNEVGVRVNLTVENYPDRDGSYTKLTHTPENGELGTIKHGRGFYFLRPEPTDESSVSVYYWKYDTSHEKVLLIQLGDGDPSVYYTTSSSTNGIVWKNDEHSKIKEDSLKELNKQNCLRNEAHAINISEKSESYQCPSCTKYKIDILLDREKQYYIHSFTVTKNKESPSISRFFEGDLEQTGFPFVAGMNNICVYWSSGRSSAPLLIYFFIGGYHWYSRYLGETHWEIEKSLKNSQASEKSNIPTILKKYATPKVILDASKTETGNGTYNPRRNTLTFRVSKDTVEQSYAQYIHNKDDSGSFRLKDIEHQGIPLDINSEDLLAEVSIFYWDGDNNRDKPLLIELKLQSQATYKYYQKLGKNVVWTEYSRSEETTQQLTEDPLKKKLDELYAIHFPSNLSTILGASFGSGIGGTGLGALAVWKGPALLAKLITRL